CTTTTTTATATCGTGGTATGCAGTAAAAATAcacaataaaaaacataaacaataaATATACGTTATATAAGTCtatatttgcataaaaatatttatagtaTGTTATATGTAATTGAAAATCGGATACCAATCAATatgcttatatatatatatatatatagatatatattgaGGCTTGGAAGTACTCCTTTGCTAAATGATCAGCTCAGTGTTCTGGAACAATATCGTCAGCTTATACAATAATAATCCACCAGAATCCAAACGTGTGTCCTTCCATTTctctaatatatattttctaatATACGATTTATACAAAAGAGGTTAATGGGTACTAATAAATATAGACCTaagtagaaaaataaaaatttatgtatatataaaataaacaataaaggATGACATTTCTCTAAAAATAATATCATATTATAAAGAGATAAATATGTTGAGTGTTTACGACCGTGATGTCATAACTAAGCAAcagtttcttttattatttaaacATCGTCGAATTTACACAAACTTACCTAATTCAATTGTTGTAAGGTTTCATTCTGTTCCCATGTAATTTACTACCTTTATCGGGACCGCCATTATATGACTGCTGATAGTTTCCATATTGATTTTGATTAGCTGGTGGTGCTGAACTATTCCAACCATTTGCCGCAGAAGATGCTCCTGGTACTGGTGGAGTACTGTATCCCCAGCCATTCCATGCTGGAGGTGCTCCGTAAGCTGGTGGCGGAGCTGGAGGATAAGCGCCCGATGGAGGAGGTGCTCCCCAACCTGGAGCACCATACGGTGCTGGTGGATATCCATACGGAGCGGGATATGGGTAAGGAGATGCCTGTGGAGGATAACCTGATCCCGGTGGTGGGTAGGGAGATGATGCCGGTTGTACACCACCAGGTCCTTGTTGTCCAGTTTGGTGTTGCTGCATTCTATTTTGATCTGGTTTGTAGTTTGACTTTTTAACATCCACTGCGATATGTTTAATTATGTGATTTTGATGCACTAAAGtttgaagaaaaagaagaagaaaacttaGATATCTTTCGCAACAATTTGCATCTTGACTAATGAAATTGGTTTGTCTAATACAGTACATACAGATGATCAAACTATTTCCGAGCACTTTCATAATGGCTGATGGAATATAGAACTAGTGATCCCATTACAGAAACCTGGAAAGGATTCGATGCCCCTCCTCTTGCCTGTAACCAATATTAACCACATATTAAGGGCAGGCCATGCGATAAGACGATCCTTTTGGCTCTGGACCTGTCGAAAGCTTCGTCAGTCATGCCATGCTTATTGAGGACATCGgtaacacgtccctccagccaggcctttaACTTTGGATTACGAACTACAGTGGTGGCCAAAACATTTTCAACCAacacagaaattttttaaaaactaaatttcctcTGGACAATTGAGGGGATGTTAGcacactgaagcggcgattggtatactttctGCAGCCGATTCAATCGTTTTTTTTCTGATTAATAAACGACCaacgctcagaggttatgaaggcGGCCGGTGGTGAGtcttatggggaggtggtctgatggAATGGAAAAGATTGGCGAACTGCTGCACTTACTAGTTAtcttagtgggggcatcctcattcaccgtgcagatTTTGGAGCCCTCAAACTACTGTCAATGATATGCCCCTCTGGTCGTTGCCTACGGTAGAATGCCATAAAACgtaatgcgcattaaagtctcctagaaccagccGATTATAGCCAAACAGTAGGCCACTTATGTCGGGCCTGCAAACTTGGCCATTAACCGGGTCACCAAAAAAGCGGTCTATACAGGAGCCGCATAATTTATCACCGGTCGCCCGATCGCCTTATAGGTCATCAACAGTGTTTCTTGGTTCATTTCCCAGGTGCTGCCGACCAAAGATTTAAGGAATCTGATCTTGTTCCCGGCACTTTCGCAGTTCGTAGTATCGTGGACCAACATTATATGCAGTTTTGGAGGGTTTCTCCCAAGATATTTAGGTGCCACATCGTTGGAATCGTTTGTCCATCAAAATGTATACCAAGCTCTCTGGTGCAATCTGTTGTCCAGGTGGTGAATAATGTTACCTATGATTTGGTGGGTGAGATTTTTAGGTTACAACTTGTGAAAAATTCTCCTAAATCCCGGAGGTAAATATTTACTTGCTCGCACTGTCCGTTGATCTTATACTAGCTCGATCAGGTAGCAGCAGCGCCTCTAGTGTCTTTGCGACCTGGTACAAGAGAGAGATTGGCCTGTATGAGCCCCTTGTTCGGCAGATTTACCCGACTTCAGAATTGTGCCACTCGACCTACATTCCATATGTCGGGAATCACCAAAATTGACAGATTTAGGACATCCACCAGGTATTCCATTCCCACTTCACCCAAAATGTTGAGCATCAACATCGATAGTCCATTCGCCCATAGCTTTCGATGGCTAAGGTTTTATGACCTCGACAACATCTTCTGTACTAAATAGTTGTAGTTCAGTTCTGAACGGTAGTTTCGTGCCTTTCTTGGGGTGCTCCATCTCGTCTTGTTTCTAGTTGAGTGCAATAAATTTGTCAATTAAAATGATTTGCACATCGTTTTCCATCTAGTATCTGTTGTCCATTGAAGGCAATTGCGACTTGGCATGTGCTTCCTTATCGGTTTGTTGAGTGATGTCACTGTTTGGCACAATCTATTGGCACCATAGCGTTTTGCATTTCTCGACCAGTCTCGCTGCTTTGGCCGTGAAATTAAGATTAAGGGTCAGCTGCTGTCGTGATGATTAATCGGAGAATCCTTGCTGCGCTGTGACAACTGAAGGGGCGGAATGAGTCTTCAGTATGGTCCCTGAAACCTGACCAGTATGTCTCTTTCTGGTTAACGTATGTTCGGCGTTTGTAAATTATGAAGTCATTCGGACGACGATGCGCTATGATAATTGGAATGTGGTATGAGGTGACTAACGTAATGTCAAGAGCAATTTTCCACAATCCTGGTTTGGACGTAGTTATTTATGGTGCAGAACGGGGAGTTTATTATTCGTTCCACCAGATCGGTACCTCTCTGGTCTCCACATGTCCCGAGTTCCAGAGTGCATGTTGAGCGTTAAAATCTTCCATGATTATCCGATTCTCGCCCACAAGCAACACTCAAACATCAGGGCGATAGCCGGATCGGCAGGAAGACGCAGGCGTAATATACACATTATCGCTGTTACATCGATGACATCGATCACATGCGATTCAACATGTTCATCCTGTAATCTCTGGTCAGGTATGATCGTCCTGTATTTCGCTGGTTGGTGGATTATGAACGAAATGTCCCCGACGTAATTTCTCACTCGATCTCTTCGTATGACGTTGTAGTCGTCTCTTGGATCGCAGTAATCGTGACGCCATGAAGGCCGTCATCTCTGTTATCTTATTCCGGAGGATGTTACAGTAGAATTGCCTTTATTTAATGCTATCCTGGGTGGTCACGCTGACGTGTGGTGTTTAGTTTGGGGCGTTGTGGTAGGACCGACCTATGGTGGCGAGACGTTGGGCAATTATTGTGTTAGCCGAGGTGGTGAGTGTATCCGTGAAGGATATGGTGGGGGTGGAGGAGGCGGTGTTAGTTCTAAACGCTAACGTGGATTGGTTCGCGTAGCATGCGCCCACATAATGCACTCTCCAGTCTCTACGCCCAGGAATGCGTGAGCAATTTCTACTTTCCGGTGATAGATCCCAGAATTTTAAGTTGTACACCTGACTgatgttgttgcttttgttgtggtagcagtgtgttgtacacttagAAATGCTTGCTGCAATCTAAATCTTTTTGTTGTAAATAATTCAATTCCcactcattttgtttttgtttcataatTCAACTTCTCTAAATGATTATTTTTAATTGTCTTCTCTTGAAAGTCTTAGATTCTCTCGTCAGTTTCAATGTCCTGCAATTTCTCATcactcttttatttttattttcttaaacgTTGAGTGTGTGAATGTAACTCAAATATATGAACATATTGATGTTGGTGCTATAAGTGCTGCAGTTGTCGAAGAATATGTGTCTTCATATGATTATTCTGACCTATTCAGGACTTCTGATGTTAATGAGCAACTGAATCTGCTTTATGATAAATTGGTTGAAATTCATTCGATCTTTCATGTTCGCAGAAATAGGTGTTATTATACCAGAAAAGATTTGAAAGGCATGCAATTCGATATAGCATTTCTAAGGGAAATAGCTTCGCAAACTTATCATCGTGATCGTTCTGCTGCAAACTGGAAAGTTTGTTGCAGATGCCGCAATAAAACTAAGCCGATTATTAGGAAGGTAAAGTCAATAGCGCATTCGAAACTATTTGATGGCCAGGTGCATAAGGAAATGTTGCAAATTTTGGATAATGATGGGATTGGGGAAATTCGAAGACTTTGGTGATGTGAGCGTGGGGATTTTAacaggaaatttttgtcatatcAAGTATCGGGAAGCCAGGCTTTTCCTACACTTCCTAATATTGATGATGATTTTTTATTTCGCGCAGTAACTAGGATTGAATTAATTGATgcgttttaaataattaaatcaCGAGCTGTTTGATCTGATAGATAAAGTTAAATTCCTTGAAGAttgtttttccttttataaATGATTTTGCGTTGAATATTCACTCACAACAGTAATATTTCCAACCACGTGGAAGAAGTTATACCTATAAGGAAGAATGATGCGACTGACGGTTACAGGCCAATTTCAATAATGACTATATTATCAATCAGCCTATTTTGAGGGGATTATTATTACATGATTGTCAGTTAGAATTAGGTCTTATAGGCCTTACTAATCTTATCTGTAAGATAGGTTTCAATATGTGAGTTGTAATAATAGATGTTCGAATTTGTTGGAGGTGAAGAGTGGGGTGACGCAGGGTTCCGACCTTGGTCCGTTACTATTTATACAGCCCAATTCTGAAAATTCCctgggaataaactcccagggaattaatttccccctcgaataaaatcctcctattctgaCTGAATGGGGAACGGAAAATTTTGGgagagggaatttcgaatttttgaaaacagctgttttgcttcagctgttttattttggctaaaaattttaccataattttttggaaaagaaaactttaaatggaaaaataaccaaaaagaaGTTATAAAGGTTGTTAAAAAGTTTACAAGAATGTTAAtgttgcttttgtaatgtttgtttaacttttttgtattttgatagAGCACAATTATTACCTGTCACGAAATTTCTGtgttgtgataacaactttTCATCCTCATCCAACAATCGTTGGCTAAATGAGATGCTTTCAGAGTGGTCTGTTGGACGTTGCCAAAAGGAGTTTAGGTAGCTAAATCTACCGTATAGTTCTTGGGCAGAACTACTTAAGTGAGTAATATAGAAGTTTGCTTCGACTACGTCGTCATGAACGCTGTGGTGGTCTGCCTGACCACCGCTGCTTTATCTAAAGACCAACATTTATGCAGCTAAAACTTGTATATTTATTCGACATTCCGGGCTGCAGCAGCTTTTCTTGCTGGTTGGGACGGCTGTTGGACTATGGGTTTATTTATATCCCTGAGGCGTGAACGTTGCCATATGTGGCACCAAGTATTCTTAAGCAACTGATGGTCTGAAGTGTAATGTAAATAACAggcagaagacttcttgcatatcaatgagtgcttcctgattctactttaagctcaataataagggacctctttttagttttattttacaaCATCTCTTTATACAAATGGCTCTAAGGATTCATATTTTATGAATCACATATTTTGATACCTTTGTATATCCCGTGGCAGCCGGATGTACGTTCcgtattgacccgatgaagaCCTTCATTGGCGAGAGCTGTCGCCTCGGTTTACAACACGCTGCTTCAACAACAACCACTACATACAAATGTATATTCTTATACCAATTCTAGAATTTTCGTATTTTATTGTCAATAAATCTGAAAACTTAAGCAaaccttctgtggtgggtacaTGACATTTAAGCTGGTAgaacttaacaaaatttttccttgtttttgatgaataaatgaaatgaaatgaagtgaagtGAGAAATAATTTCTGTACATTATACATTGTTCGTAAATAATAAGtggtaacatttttttataaaaaaaaattaaattcataattttttgtaCTAACTCCCTTCCATTTGTTTAGGggaatttttctcaaattttatcGTCTCATTCTCCCCTTTATTTCGATTTAGAATACCTACTTTTTTCCCTGCGAGACATTTCCCATTTTCcaagtttgtttagaataagggaaAAGTGAACGAACTCCCagaaaattgttattcagaataggggaaaagggaataggggaaaagggaatagggaaaaaaaactcccagggaattgatattcagaatagggctgatAATGTTTATGAATGatttgtttgttgctattgAAAGTTCTAACTGCTTACCATTTGCTTTTGCTGATGGTgtgcaaattttattgaaaagttCTTCTGAATTTCCAGGAGTTTTGCAAGGAGTTATTGACTTCAGTTTCTCTATACTAATGGAATGGTTGCAAGTTAAGAATCTATCTGTAAATACCAGTAACTCAAAGGCAATGTGCTATGCAATTAGGTCTAATTTGCCTTTAGTTGTCTGtatatggcagccggttgtacgtaccggattgacccgatgaagtccttcatcgacaagggctgccgcctcagtttaCTGCAcagtgctacaacaacaacaacagagtgGACCTATACTTTTTAGAGCATGAGGTTCAGCTTGAGAATGGCCATGGAAAAATAAGTAAGTGAAATGTAGTTACCGAATACAAATTTATAGAATGCAAAGCCCTCTATAAGTTTAAGAATTTGATATACCTTAATTTCTGATACCTTGATATTCCCTAAGATTGAAGacttaaaaactttaatttcttttataatATTGGTGAGTAAGAAACCCATATTTTAAATGTCTATACTAAATTTAAATATCTTCTCGATCGCTTTCACTTGGTCTGAGGTTACTTGAAAAATCTATCAATACTTACACACAGCTTTGTCAGCACAATCGGGATCCTCAAATTCGACATATCCGAATCCCCGTCTACGTCCAGTGTTTTTATCCACCAAAATCTTAATTCCCATTACCTTTCCAAATTGTTGAAAATGCTGTCTGAGTGCGTGTTcatcttgaatatctttcaatCCTCCGACAAAGATTTTCCTTCCAGAATCCTTATTTTTTGGTTCTGACTCGACTATAACGCGTTTAGAATCGATGGCTCTGAAAAAAATATAGTCTCACTTATcaaatgaacttttttatatattttttggttaTAAGGgtaatactattgggttgcccaaaaagtaattgcggatttttcacatagtcggcgttgaaaaattttttcacagcttgtgactctaattacattctttcttctgtcagttatcagctgttacttttagcttgctttagaaaaaatgtgtaaaataagtatatttgattaaagttcattccaagttttattaataatgcatttactttcttttaaaaaatccgcaattactttttgggcaacccaatatattcactttagcaaaatattttcgtgattttttttttataagatatTTTGAAGCAAAATAACTTGCTGACTTCATTAATAGGACATTCACtcattaaggctggtactatattcggtttttaCAGGGGAAAACATGTTTTTCatggttacttttttgaaacactacaaaaatctcaatgataaaggatggtactatattcgttttcagtgaaattttttcatgattcctttttagataatagattttgaagcaaaaaaaaaaactttgctgATTTCATTTGGAAGGACATTCCCTCACTacttctgaaaaaattttcattaaatagtACTCCATAAAGGTGTGAAACCAACACGACTTTGTAGTCTCATTCACCTTAAAAAATATAATGTCAAAAACCATACCCAACATCATTCAACAatcatatgtatgtacatgactgactttgcacagttatgaaaatttacatttgacgTAATATATCAATACTTTCACTTCTCGTTTGACGTTTGGCTGTGTATGTTGTCTGGctgtgaagaaaaaattttatcgtgAAGCATCGTGGTTGTTCTAACCTGTTAATACGTGTTACACATATTATTGGACTCCTGTGGAGCTCCTAGATTTACTGGAAGCtgtattttttatcaattttaacTGGAAAAAGTGTTTTTGGTGTTTTGTGGTGTGAGTGGTGGGCAGCCTGCTTGATTGGCCGCTGTGGAGGCCGAAATGAATGAGAAGGAGGAGAGGGCTGGGCCCTCGGAGACGCTAATTTTGTGTCGTATAGACACAGAAATGAAGAGAAAGAATTTGACGAATTCCAGAAAGAATGAAAATATTACCTTTACTGGTAATGGTGGTGGTGCAGCTACTGTTAATGGCGTGTGTGTGGCAAATGGTAATGGTGGTGTTTGTGCTAATGAAGACAATGTCAATGCAATTGATGCAAGTGGCTCGAATGAAGTGGCGATGGATGGTAATGAGGTGAGGAAAACAAGGAGGCGAGAGGAGAATGACGTGAATGACCCTAAGAAAAGGAGGATTAATGACGCTGATGTAAGATATACCCCAGAGCATTCAGGTGAGTGTTTGGTACTAGTTGATACATCTGAGGCAGATGGagttaacaataaaaaaatcagGAATGGCTTGTAttttatatctaaaataaaagatttgaaatcggatgagtTTCAAAAGATTAAGAAGGTGGTTGCGATAGGGGTTACCCTATACAAGCTGACTTTTGATGATTGGGAGTCTGCGAataaatttattgataatgATGAGTTGAGGAAGAGGAAGTTGAGGCCTTTCGTGCCTCGGAACTTCATTGAGACTTTTGGGGTTATAAGGGACGTTCCCCTATGTTATTCTGAAGAGGAGATTATGGCTAATTCGACGGCTGGGAAAAAAATAACTTCGGTAAGAAGGTTTACTAGAAGAGATGCGAATGATCCCACTGTGTTTCATCCAACTGAGACGGTCAAGGTTGGATTTGCGGGGGATGACCATCCACAATGGATTATCTTTGAAAGGACTGTGCTGAATGTCAGGACCTTCTATCCGGCAGTAAGGCAATGTTTTAACTGTGGAAGGCTAGGGCATACCAAACAAGGATGCAGATCAAGAAAACGCTGTATTAAGTGTGGTAGCAATGAGGCGACTTGTGGAGGTGCTTGTGAAGAGAAGAGGTGTATTTTGTGTAATGGAAATGGCCATGTGGCAAAAGATAGggatgtatgtccgatttggctgaaagaagTTGAAACGAACAAGATTATGACAAGAAAGAAGATGTCAAAGAAGGAGGTTTTCGATATGTACAAGAACCAGAATAGGTTTGATTTATTAGCTGATGATGACCAGTTTCCTGAGATTATGGGGAACAGGAGGACGAACAAGGCCACCAACGGCTGTGAAGACAGCAGAGAGAGGGAGGTAAATGAAATCCTTACACCGTACACCTTTAATTCTGTAGTGAAGAGACAGAGGAAGCCCTATATTCATAGACCTGGAGCTGAAATGCATCCAAGGATGTTTGGTGAGTCTCAGCCAGCCACGCCGGTGTACATGACTGATGCAGTTAGAACTTCGGAGCTGGAGAAGGTAACGAAAGAAATGTTAATATTTATGATGGA
This Stomoxys calcitrans chromosome 2, idStoCalc2.1, whole genome shotgun sequence DNA region includes the following protein-coding sequences:
- the LOC106083472 gene encoding ribonucleoprotein RB97D — its product is MITGEGDHIRKLFLGGLSPNSTEDSLRAFYSKFGEIVDLTLRRDPISGRSRGFAFVTYIDVSCVDKAQAARPHVVDGKAIDSKRVIVESEPKNKDSGRKIFVGGLKDIQDEHALRQHFQQFGKVMGIKILVDKNTGRRRGFGYVEFEDPDCADKAVLHQNHIIKHIAVDVKKSNYKPDQNRMQQHQTGQQGPGGVQPASSPYPPPGSGYPPQASPYPYPAPYGYPPAPYGAPGWGAPPPSGAYPPAPPPAYGAPPAWNGWGYSTPPVPGASSAANGWNSSAPPANQNQYGNYQQSYNGGPDKGSKLHGNRMKPYNN